From the Petrotoga miotherma DSM 10691 genome, one window contains:
- a CDS encoding branched-chain amino acid ABC transporter permease, which produces MEKTLSFKTKFFLTIFFILAIFLLLLTANNKASDYLILILNLMAINIIFAVSLTFINGITGIFSLGHVGFIAIGAYVSSIFTLSPAQKEISFLIKPLIYPLNVIQIPFLPAIIIAGLVAAAFGYLVAAPSLRLIGDYLAIATLGLGEVVRVIANNTWSITNGALGLKSIPQYSNLWWTWGFALITVVFISSLVKSSYGRALKAIREDPVAAKSMGINVFSHQVVTFVIGSFFAGVGGALWAHLITTIDPKSFMFQKTFEILIMVVIGGLGSISGAIIGASLYTVGLEFLRVLEEPISIGPIYIPGIPGMRMVVLSLILIIIMLFWRRGIMGRNEITWDGIYKLIMKVKNKNRMREDE; this is translated from the coding sequence ATGGAAAAAACGCTATCTTTTAAGACCAAATTCTTTTTGACTATTTTTTTTATATTGGCAATCTTTCTATTGCTGTTGACAGCTAATAACAAAGCGAGTGATTATTTAATTTTGATATTGAATTTAATGGCAATTAATATAATATTCGCCGTAAGTTTAACCTTTATTAACGGTATTACAGGTATCTTTTCGTTAGGACATGTTGGATTCATCGCAATTGGGGCATATGTATCGTCCATTTTCACACTTTCTCCTGCTCAAAAAGAAATAAGTTTTTTGATAAAACCTTTAATATACCCTTTAAATGTTATCCAAATCCCTTTCTTACCTGCAATTATAATTGCGGGATTGGTAGCCGCAGCGTTTGGATATTTAGTTGCTGCCCCATCTCTTCGTTTAATAGGAGATTATTTAGCCATTGCAACTCTTGGATTAGGTGAAGTAGTGAGAGTTATCGCAAATAATACATGGTCTATCACAAATGGAGCTTTGGGCTTAAAAAGCATCCCACAATATTCTAACCTTTGGTGGACATGGGGGTTTGCTTTAATAACGGTAGTCTTCATTTCTAGTTTAGTTAAAAGTAGTTATGGAAGAGCTTTAAAGGCAATCAGGGAAGATCCAGTTGCTGCTAAATCTATGGGAATTAATGTTTTTTCTCATCAAGTAGTTACTTTTGTAATTGGTTCTTTTTTTGCAGGAGTTGGTGGAGCATTGTGGGCACACCTAATTACCACTATCGATCCTAAATCTTTCATGTTTCAAAAAACCTTTGAAATATTGATAATGGTGGTCATCGGTGGACTTGGGAGTATTAGTGGAGCCATAATCGGAGCTTCACTTTATACGGTAGGATTAGAATTTCTAAGGGTTTTAGAAGAACCCATATCGATCGGTCCTATCTACATACCAGGCATCCCGGGAATGAGAATGGTGGTTTTATCTCTCATTCTCATAATTATAATGCTATTTTGGAGAAGAGGCATAATGGGAAGAAATGAAATAACATGGGATGGCATTTATAAACTGATAATGAAGGTAAAAAACAAAAATAGAATGAGAGAGGATGAATGA